In Desulfovibrio sp. Fe33, the genomic window CCCAGGGCCAGCTCCACTTCCCAGACCAGGAATTTGCCCGGCAGGTCCGTGAGGGAAAAGCTGCGGTAGCCGAAAGCGCATTGACTGCGGTTCAGCCAGACCAGGCCGCCGGACGGGGTCCACACCCGCACCCGGGTTATCAGCTCGCCTATCTCCACGCCGTAGGAACCCGCGTTCATTGCCATGGCCCCGCCAACGGTGCCGGGAATGCCGGTCATGCCCTCCATTCCGGAGAAGCCCGCCTTCTGCGCCCAGCCGAGCAGGCCGGGCAGGCGGAGGCCCGCGCCGCAGCGGACGATGATGGTCGAGCCGTCCCGCTCCACGCGCTCCGGTCCCGGGCAGTCCGCCACGCGGACCAGGGCCAGCTCCAGCGGGCCGTCTCCGGCCAGCAGGTTGCTGCCCGCGCCGATGACGAACGGCGGCAGCGCCTCCCGGCTCAGGAATGCGGACAGCTCGTCCAGGTCCGGCTCCTCGCGCACGACGGCCTCCACGGCGGCGGGGCCGCCGAGCCGCAGGGTGGTGCGCTCCGAGAGCAGTGGGTTGGGGATCAGTTCCAGAGGCATGGGGAAACTCCTATTCTCCGCCTTGTCCGGGGTCGTTTTCCTGTTCGAGCCAGTTCTCGCCGATGCGCCACACGGAACCCGCGCCCTGAGTCATGAACAGGTCGCCGGGCCGCAGGATGTCCTTGAGCCGTTTTTCCAGGGAATCGAAATCCGGGAAGAATTGCACCTTGGTCTCGGAGACCTGCTTGATGCCCTGCGCCAGCGACAGGCCGGACACGCCGGGAATGGGCGATTCCGAAGCCGGGTAAATTTCCGTCAGCAGCAGCACGTCCGCGTCGTCGAAGGCCTTGCAGAATTCGCCGAACAGGGCCTTGGTGCGCGAGAACCGGTGGGGCTGGAAGGCGACCACCAGCCGACGGTCGGGATAGCATTCCTTGGCGGTGCGCAGGTTGGCCATGATCTCGGCCGGATGGTGGCCGTAGTCGTCCACCACGATGACGCCCTTGCTTTCGCCCTTGCGCTCGAAACGGCGTCCCACGCCGCCGAAGTTGCCCAGGCCGCTGATGATTTCTTCCTTGTCCAGGCCGACCTCCAGGGCCACGCCGATGCAGGCCAGGGCGTTGAGCACGTTGTGGGTGCCGGGCTGGGCCACAGTGACCTCGCCCCACTCCTCGCCGTCGAGGTAGACCTTGAACAGGGAGCGGAGGTGGGAGCTGACGATCTCGCCCCTGAGCTTGTTGTTCTTGCCCAGGCCGTAGGTCAGGCAGGGACGCTTGATGAGCGGAAGGAGCCGCTGCACGCCGGGGTCGTCGCCGCAGACGACGTTCATGCCGTAGAAGGGCGTGGAGTTCATGAAACGCATGAACGACAGGTCGATGGCGTCCTGATTGTCGTAGAAATCCAGGTGGTCCTTGTCGATGTTCGTGACCACGGTGAGGATCGGGGCCAGACGCAGGAAGGAGCCGTCGGACTCGTCCGCCTCGGCGATGAGGTAGTCGCCCTCGCCGAGCCGCGCGTTGGAGCCGTAGGTATTCAGCTTGCCGCCGATGATGACCGTCGGGTCCAGCCCCGCCTCGGTGAAGACGGTCGCCAGCAGCGATGTGGTGGTCGTCTTGCCGTGGGTTCCGGCCACGGCGATGCCGGTGCGCAGCCGCATGAGTTCGGCCAGCATCTCGGCGCGCGGGATGATCGGAATGCCTCGTTCACGGGCCGTCGCCAGCTCCGGGTTGCTGTCCGGGATGGCCGTGGACTTGATGAGCACGTCGGCTTCGCCCACGTTCTCCGCGCCGTGGCCGATGAAGACCGTGGCGCCCAGCTTTTCCAGCCGACGCACGGCCGCCGACGCGGACAGGTCCGAGCCGGTCACGGTGAAGCCCATGTTGATGAGCACTTCGGCGATGCCGTTCATGCCCGAACCGCCGATGCCGACCATGTGGATGTTGCTCACCCTGGCCCGCATGGCCGGACACGCTTCGCCGCCTACGGTAAGATAAGGTCCCTGTGCTGCCATAATGTATTACTCCTGCCCGGCCATGGCGGTCAGCCCGGCCACGATGTCGCGCGCCGCGAATCGTCTGGCCATGCCTTTGGCCGCCGTTTCCATGGATTCCAGCCGCTCGCGGTTGTCGAGCAGCTCGAACACCCGGTCGGCCAGCGTCGCGCCGCTCAACCCGGATTGGGGGAGCAGCTCGGCTGCGCCGATGTCGGTCATGGCCCTGGCGTTCATTGTCTGATGGTCGTGGGTGGCCTGGGGGAAGGGCACGAAGATGGCCGGAGCCCCCGCCGCCGCGATTTCAAAGACCGTGCTCGCCCCCGACCGGCATATCACCAGGTCGCAGGCGGAGTATTCGGTCCCCATGTCCTCGATAAATTCCCGGACCTGAGCCGGGTCCGCACCGGCGGCCTCATAGGCCGACCGCACGCGTGAAAAGTCGATCCGGCCCGTCTGGTGGACCAGGGTGACGCCAGCTTCCATGAACCGGGGCAGGGCCTCGATGACGGCGTCGTTGAGAGGCCTTGCGCCCTGGCTGCCGCCGAAGACGAAGACCCGTTTGCCCGGGACGCGGCCCCGCCGCCGTTCGCCCGCCTTGAAAATTTCTGGGCGCACCGGATTGCCGGTGAGGAAGGTCCGGTCCGCCGGGAACAGGCCCATGGCGTCCGGGAAGCTCAGGAAAATCCGGTTGACCATCTTCCCCAGAATCTTGTTGGTCACGCCGGGCACCGAGTTCTGCTCGTGCACGGCGGTGGGGATGCCCAGGATGCGGGCGGCCAGAACCGGGCAGAAGCCCGCGTAGCCGCCGAAGCCGATGACCGCGTCGGGACGGAAGCGCCACACTTCGAAGAGGGCCTTGGGGATGCCCGTGCCGAGCCAGCCCAGGCCGGAGAGCGCGCCGGGGATGCCCTTGCCCATGATGCCGCCTGCGGGCAGCTCCAGAAATTCCAGGCCGTGCTTGCGGGCCAGCTCGCCCTCGGGGCCGGGACCGCCCATGAACAGGATGCGCACGCCCTTGTTGTATTCGGTCAGGGCCGTGGCCACGGAAAGTGCCGGGAAGATGTGGCCGCCGGTGCCGCCGGTGGTCAGGACAACGCGGTTCAGGGTCATGCCTTGACCCTCCTGGAGAGATTGAGCAGGAGACCTGCGCAGATGAAGGAAACCGTCAGGCTCGATCCGCCGTAGGAAATGAACGGCATGGCCACGCCCTTGGGCGGCACCGTGCCCAGCACGACGGCCAGGTTCAGGATCATGCCGAGCGCCAGGATGCAGGTCACGCCGAAGGCCGTGAAGCGGTCCTGGAGGTCTTCGAGCCGCATGGCGATGCGGAAGGCCCGGTAAAGGAAGAAGCCGACCAGCAGGAAGAACAGGGACATGCCCACGAAACCGAGCTCCTCGCCGACCACGGCCATGATGAAGTCGTTGTGCGCCTCGGGCAGGAAGAAGAGCTTGCGCTGGCCCGCGCCGATGCCGGTGCCGAAAAGTTTGCCCGAGCCGAAGGCGTACAGGGATTGGACCAACTGATAGCCCTCGTTCTGGGCCGAGGCGAAGGGGTCGAGGAAGGCGGTCCATCGCTTGAAGCGGTAGGGCGAGGACGAGATGAGCAGCCAGCCCGCGCCGCCCGCGAAGATCAGCGAGATGAACAGGTAGCTGAACCGGGTGCCGCCCACCAGGCACATGAAGAAGAGCAGGCCGCACATGACCACCGCTCCGCCGAAATCGGGCTGGAGCAGGAGCAGGCCGCAGAGGAAGCCCGTCACCAGGAAGGGCGGCAGGAAGCCCACGGAGAAGGTCTGGACCAGGTCCTGCTTGCGGGCGAAGAAGTAGGCCAGATAGAGGACCAGGGCCACCTTGGCGTATTCCAAGGGCTGGATGTTGAAGGAGCCGATGCGCACCCAGCGGCTTGCGCCGTTGACGCTGGCTCCGAGCGGACTGGCGCACAGGGCCAGCAGCACGATGGCCAGGCCCACCCACAGATAGGTGAGGGAGAAGATGGCTTTGCGGGGAATCTGGATGCAGGCGATCATGGCCAGGATTCCCGCGCCTGTGAACATGAGCTGGCGCTTGAAGAAATAATAGGTGTCGCCATAGATGCGCTCGGCCATGATGCCCGAAGACGACAGGACCATGATGAGGCCGAACCCGGCCAGAAACAGGGTCGCCGTCAGGAGCCAGGGGTCCACGCGGCCCCCTGCGCCGTCTTTGCGGGCATTCAGGGTGCTAGTCATCAAGTCCCTCCACCGCGCGTTTGAAGTCCGCGCCGCGTTCCGCCATGTTGGCGTACTGGTCGAAGGAGGATGTGGCGGGAGAGAGCAGGATCACGTCGCCGGGCGCGGCC contains:
- the murB gene encoding UDP-N-acetylmuramate dehydrogenase, which gives rise to MPLELIPNPLLSERTTLRLGGPAAVEAVVREEPDLDELSAFLSREALPPFVIGAGSNLLAGDGPLELALVRVADCPGPERVERDGSTIIVRCGAGLRLPGLLGWAQKAGFSGMEGMTGIPGTVGGAMAMNAGSYGVEIGELITRVRVWTPSGGLVWLNRSQCAFGYRSFSLTDLPGKFLVWEVELALGDSEPKAVRSAMRDVYRKKKATQPVTARSAGCVFKNPPEQSAGRLLDKAGMKGARLGGMAFSEIHANFLVNLGSGTAADALELMEMGRKRVEELFGTTLEPEVIVL
- the murC gene encoding UDP-N-acetylmuramate--L-alanine ligase, with the protein product MRARVSNIHMVGIGGSGMNGIAEVLINMGFTVTGSDLSASAAVRRLEKLGATVFIGHGAENVGEADVLIKSTAIPDSNPELATARERGIPIIPRAEMLAELMRLRTGIAVAGTHGKTTTTSLLATVFTEAGLDPTVIIGGKLNTYGSNARLGEGDYLIAEADESDGSFLRLAPILTVVTNIDKDHLDFYDNQDAIDLSFMRFMNSTPFYGMNVVCGDDPGVQRLLPLIKRPCLTYGLGKNNKLRGEIVSSHLRSLFKVYLDGEEWGEVTVAQPGTHNVLNALACIGVALEVGLDKEEIISGLGNFGGVGRRFERKGESKGVIVVDDYGHHPAEIMANLRTAKECYPDRRLVVAFQPHRFSRTKALFGEFCKAFDDADVLLLTEIYPASESPIPGVSGLSLAQGIKQVSETKVQFFPDFDSLEKRLKDILRPGDLFMTQGAGSVWRIGENWLEQENDPGQGGE
- the murG gene encoding undecaprenyldiphospho-muramoylpentapeptide beta-N-acetylglucosaminyltransferase, whose protein sequence is MTLNRVVLTTGGTGGHIFPALSVATALTEYNKGVRILFMGGPGPEGELARKHGLEFLELPAGGIMGKGIPGALSGLGWLGTGIPKALFEVWRFRPDAVIGFGGYAGFCPVLAARILGIPTAVHEQNSVPGVTNKILGKMVNRIFLSFPDAMGLFPADRTFLTGNPVRPEIFKAGERRRGRVPGKRVFVFGGSQGARPLNDAVIEALPRFMEAGVTLVHQTGRIDFSRVRSAYEAAGADPAQVREFIEDMGTEYSACDLVICRSGASTVFEIAAAGAPAIFVPFPQATHDHQTMNARAMTDIGAAELLPQSGLSGATLADRVFELLDNRERLESMETAAKGMARRFAARDIVAGLTAMAGQE
- the ftsW gene encoding putative lipid II flippase FtsW, with the protein product MTSTLNARKDGAGGRVDPWLLTATLFLAGFGLIMVLSSSGIMAERIYGDTYYFFKRQLMFTGAGILAMIACIQIPRKAIFSLTYLWVGLAIVLLALCASPLGASVNGASRWVRIGSFNIQPLEYAKVALVLYLAYFFARKQDLVQTFSVGFLPPFLVTGFLCGLLLLQPDFGGAVVMCGLLFFMCLVGGTRFSYLFISLIFAGGAGWLLISSSPYRFKRWTAFLDPFASAQNEGYQLVQSLYAFGSGKLFGTGIGAGQRKLFFLPEAHNDFIMAVVGEELGFVGMSLFFLLVGFFLYRAFRIAMRLEDLQDRFTAFGVTCILALGMILNLAVVLGTVPPKGVAMPFISYGGSSLTVSFICAGLLLNLSRRVKA